The following is a genomic window from Meriones unguiculatus strain TT.TT164.6M chromosome 7, Bangor_MerUng_6.1, whole genome shotgun sequence.
gagtttgttgctgcttcataactgtaattttgctactgtagaTGTCTGATATTCAGGATAGCTGATATGAAAACCCCCAAAGGGGtggagacccacaggttgagaaccgctggattaaaggcttgtgctactGGGCTCAGCTGATCTTTGTTCTTGAGATTTGCAGAACTGAAAAGCCCCTCAGTTGGTGATTAGATGGGTGTCATTTTAATACAGACCTCCAGCTGTCTGCCCATCACCTGTAAGTCAGACTCCCAGGAAGGTAGCCTTTTAAGTTCTTTTCCTACCatgccccctctctctctctctaacttcATGTGTTGTTTCTTAAGCACCTCCcaccttttgagacaggatctctccttGGCCTGGAACACCTCATAAGCCAAGTTCAAGTTCaacctgtctccatctcccatctcACCATTGCCCGTGTTACAAGCTCGCACTGTCGTCCTTGGCATTTTTACAAGTGTTTTGAGGACTGggttcaaattcccagcacccacaacagcagctcacaacagctgtaactccagtgctaGGAGGTTTTGTTTGCCCGCTTCTGGGATCTGTAAGCATACATggagcacagacacacatgcagacaaaataaagagagaagagagaaataaccaaaacaaaacaaaacagggtaaTAAGCAAGAGTCCATTCTTAAATAAaactttgttttaataaaatactGCACACGTGTAGTTTTCAAAGATGTCAGGAACAAGGTGCTTGGTGTGGGTGAGAATTATATGCGTAGCAAAAACAAGGCTTTTGAATAAATAGCtcggcattttttttttttttctttttgaagacatGCTCTGTAAATCAGCCAAGGCTGGAGAAGAGGCATGAAGGAGCTGCCTTTTCTGCTAAGAATGAGTTCTTGGCTGGCTTGGTCTAGAGAAAGGAGTCACATTTCTGCCCCAGGAATCAAAAGTAACATCGGAGTGACCTTCTGGAGAGAGGAATCCTGGCTCTCCCTTTACGAACATTTTGCCCAAGATTTCAGAGTTTAACTTAAGCCTACAAAAAGCACCACCGAACAGTTGCCTGCTGGCCATCTGAGGGTCCAGCAGCAGGGGCAGGGGACCAGAGGAGAATTCTAGGGAATGCAGACCTAGGAGGGGGAAGTCGTGACGTGAGGGAGAAGTTGACGATGCCTGAATGTTCTGAATGTGCAGTGACACACTCAATGTACAAGCCATTCGGTAGCACAAGCACACAGTGTGACTTTTATGTATAGGAGAGAAAAGCCGGAAGCAGAATTACCCTTTCACCTGGCTCCCCTTTACACTGGTTGGTCTATCACTGTAGAGTGTCTAATGAATCTAAAGACAAGACAAGGCCCTACTGAAGCCATATAGACCTGGCCTTGGCCTGCTGTTTGCTCAGTACACAAAACACCGCCCcgcctcctttctcctcctagCAAATGCGttctgggcccttttcccttttccagcTGGGAGGATTCTGCACCTGGAGGAGAGTCTCTGTCAGGATCTCAGGCCTGGACTTGTTCTTCTATATCTGACAGGAGAATGGTAAGTGGATCTTCAGGAAAGCATCCAGAATGACTCAACTTCTAGACTCAGGGTTTCCTCAGACCGCCCTGTTAGCTTTTAAAAATCCACCTTTTTGTTTAGCAGAGCAGAGAAAGACACGGTTACCGGGGCCGATGTGAGCACCTCTGGCCTCACAATGGGTTGCAGGAGGCTTGGGTCACCCCCGGTCCCTTGCATGGCCATGGACTTTCAATACCAAAGGTTCCACACGTCTTACAAAGACTTCTTGTGTGTCTGGCCCAGGACTCGGGACAGGCAGTAGGGGATGAGACTGACAGACGCAAAGGGAACGGTCGCACTCTTGCAGAAAGACAAGACGTAGAAGATCAACTCATTCTGGGATGGGGGCTTCAAAGAGTCGAAGAGGTGCAGAAGGACCAGAGAGGCCGCAATACAGGCCAGGCGGAACAGGAGCGACTTCCTGAGTTCTCCCTTGCGGCTCTTCCGGTACATGCTGGAATTGAGGGCCAGCCCCAACCCCAAGAGGGTCCCCAGGTTTTTGAAGAGGCTGGCGAAGGGTGTGGTGTCCAGGTGGACCCATTCGGGCCGCTCACACCACCGCTTGGCTTTCTCCAACGTCCACAGGAGGTCCACCCCTAGCCATTTTAGCAGCAGGTAAAATCCGAGTGCGAAACCAAACAGGAAGAAGGTGATGAGGCAGTACTTCTTGAGGCTGGCATTGTAGATGCCCCGGATGTGGCTGAAAGTTTCAGCCACAGCGATGCCTGAGCAGAGGAAAGAACGGTGAGAAACAGAGGCGGCCACGGGTGCCATGTCATCAGGCCACCAGATCACTCCACACACCAcagcggcggcagcggcgggGCCTCAGCATCGTGTCCTTCAGAAGGAAGGAACCTATCACATCTCCCCACCGTTCTTAAGTTTCctgttgtgtgtgggtgtgtcggGTCCCGTTTCTTCTTGCAGATACCCAGGGACAGAGCTCATTCCCACCAGGCAATCCCATTCACTCAGTTTTGAGTGCACTTTTCCTCATCTGTCTGAGGGCAAGTTACAGGAGTTGTTTTTTTTCTACCCTGTGGGTCCCCGTCttaaactcaggctgtcaggcttggcagccaatGCCTGAACCGTCACATCAGACCGCTGTCACCCTCTGAGGCCATCTGTCGGTCTCAGTTTCTTCCACAGCAGTTAGTTGTGAATTTGAACCCTGAGCCACACAGTTGATGATGTTATTTTCTCTAACCAAAACACTCCCAAATTGTAGAAGCCTGTGCTCGCTTGCCAGGCCTTCTTGTTTTCATTCTCtacacattttgtttattttatgtttgtgtgtgcgctCGTGGGCAGGTGTGCCACAGCACAGGTTCGGAAATCAGGTAGGACAACCAGTTGGGGTGGGTTCTTTTGTGCcatgtgggctccaggaattgaactcaggtcctcaggctcacCACTGATCTGTCCTGCTCCCTCCCGCAAATctagtttttcattttgttgtttttgtttttgttccaagacaaggtttctccatgtagccctgcctgtgctggactcactttgcagaccaggctggcctccaactcacagcgatccacctgcccctgcctctttagtgctgggattaaaggcataggccaccacgcccagctctttgttttatttttaatgcttaacctaaatcttttctctctctctcactagcTGGATCTCAGAAATCGCAAATGACAAACCTCGGAGCCTGGGAGAGCACACCGGCTGCAGACAGGTTAAGTATGCAAATGAACACATTTCGATAATGAGCTTTCCTAAGACCCTGGTAGATTCCTAAGACATTTGGTAGATTCTCTGAAAAGGAAATCGGGGTCCGCTTTTAAGCTGAAGCTCAGAATGAAACGAAGGCTGTTAAGAAGCTTGGAGACTTTAAATGAACCCAGCCGGGTGAGTTAGCTTGTTGTAGAGCTCCGGGCATGCTCTAGAAACTAATTTCAAATTGTctacacgtgtgtgtatgtgtgcgtgtgtgtgcatgtgtgcagcggaggccagaggtcagcctcaggtgttgttcctcaggaacatccaccttttttttttttttttggtttgtttttgatctgtgtagccttggctggcctcaaactcacagagatccggctGCCTCTGGCTCCCCGAGTGCCGGGATGataggtgtgcgccactgcgcctggctccacattgctttttgttgttactgttttctttgtttgatacAGGTTCTGTCACGGAGACCGTGGGCTCTCCAATTAGGTTAGGAAGGCTTGTCAGTGAACTCTGgggattcttctgtctctgcctctccagctctgggatTGCATGTAGGCACTTCTAtgcctattattattattattattattatttattgttctgcctgcatgtacacctgcacaccagaagagggcaccagatctcattgtagatggtcttgagccaccaagtggttgctgggaattgaactcgggacttttggaagagcagcccatgctcttatactctgagtcatccctccagccctccgggtgcctttttatgtgggttctgggaatcaaattcagctAACCCTGCGTACCAAGTTCTCGAGCTGGTTTACAGACAAAAGCCACACCCTTGTGCTCCCAACCACCCGCCCTGGACTCGGAAACCACCGAAGGGGCTGACAGCCCAGAGGCCATGCTGATGGAGGAAGGTGCACAGCATGTAGAAAGTGGGTGGGGAAGGAGTCAGGGTGGTACCTGAGAAAACTCCAGCCACAACCTGGTGGGGGAAGTGAGCCGCCAGGTAGATCCGGGACAGACAGACGTTCAGCTGCACCGCCCAGTATCCCAACCACAAGGCGAAGTTCAAACACCTGCAAGGGAATAGACAATCCTTTCGGAACCCAAACAGCCGAGGCGGGAGGGGTGGAGCCTGGCAAACTGAGGCTCCGTCAGATGAATTTTTAGAGACTGGGAGTCCTACTCAGAAGTTCAGAAACGCGTGGTGCTCTGTGGGTGGTTTTAGGGAGATCCCCACCCAAACCTCCGGTTCTCAAGCATTTGAATCCTTAGTCTCCAATTGGTGGCCCTGTTCGGGTAGGCTGAGGAGACCTGGCCTTGCAGGAGGACGGGCATGTTTTGAGAGCTTAAAGGCTGGCCGCACATGCACGCGCTCTGGcctatgtgtgtgcgtgtacatgcgTGTGATTTTAAGTCTGCTCTCTCTGCCCAGCACTTGTACTTTAACATACGGGCTCTCTACTGTTCAAGCCACCATGCTTCTCTGCCACAATGGGTAGACTCTTATCCTTTTGGAACTGAGccccaaataagcccttccttccgtgagttgccttggtcatggcgtttcatcAAAGCgatagaaaagtaaccaagactgtgtttatgtgatttttttttattctaaaaaacAGTTAACTTATTATTTTCGTGTCTCCATACATGATGTGGGCTGCAGATGTCCACAGCACGCGTGTAAAAGTTAGGGGACAACTTTGTGGGGATGCTTTTCTCCTTCACCTTTATGAGGACTGTGGAGCTAGCATCTTACCGACTGaggcgtctctccagccctgagggtttttttttattgcttatttttcTTGAGAAGGGCCCTATATAGCCTAGATTGGCTTCAACCGTgctgtgtggctgaggatgatcttgaactcctgatcctccaatACTCAGGTGCAAGGCCTCACACCTGCATCCTTTATAGGCATtttgcttctcaaccttcctaacgctgcgaccctttgaTATAGTTCCTCAGGTTGCCGGTGACCCCCCCTAccaccataaaatcattttgttgctacttcataactgtaattttgctgctgttacaaACCAGTCTGATGTGCAGGATGTCTGAGATGGGAGCCTGAAGGGGTCTGGaccaacaggttgagaaccactgctctagaggctCTTTAGACTCTCCGTTCACTGTGGGACGCTTTATTTCTTTGTCCAAAATAAAGGCTGCCCTAGTGGATTCCCCCCAGCCCTCGCATTCTGCGGTGTTAACTCACAGCAGGAATGCCACAGCTCTCACTAGTGCCAACGGTTGGTGTGAGACTGGGCCGGGAAGTAGGAAGAACAGCTCTGTCTCACCCGCACCCCCAGCGGTAAGCTCTTACCGGAATCCGTACGTTGGCTTTCTCTTTCCACGAAAGATAGCAAGGGTAGAAGTGACCATCACGTAGTACACACCTGCTGTGCCCATAGCATGGCCAGAAGGACTCCCTAAATGGCAGAAAAGAGACGAGCAGACTAAAGATGTCCGTTTGAGAGGCTGCTGAGGCATCATCCATGCATCTACCCATCCATCAGCTCATCCGTTCACCACGCCTCCCTCTACCTATCCATCCTACTATCCACTCATGCATTTGGAGCTCTGCCCTGGCCAGGCTGCTCATGGCTCGCCTCTAAATGTGATGGGCATGCTCTTCTCCCATAAATCCTCCGGCTGACTCTCTGTCCTCTTCAAGGCTTGACTCAGACCTACTTTGACCAACTCACAGTTGCTTTCCATTCCTGAGAACTGccatccacccccacccccggcccctgaacagaacaacagttTGCCAGCTGGTAAGAGTGTAGTTGTAGgaactggagagacggctcagaggttaagagccgttggctgttcttccaaaggtcctgagttcgatgctggcttataaccatctataattagATTGGGTTCCCTCTTTTTGCAGGCACAAATGCAgtacagaatactgtataaataataaataaatctttaagaaaaaaaaaagtgtagttgTAGGTGGTCCTTAACTCTCAGTCAAGACATGGTTTTGAGCTATCTTGGTCAACACTAACCCCTATACCTAGGTGTAGCCTGTTTCCCATAACTGGTTTGTATTATGCCTTAAAGGCTGGTGCCCTTGACCTGTTCAGAGCAATTTTCAAGGAGACTTCTCAAGTTTGGGCACTCCTCGTGGGGTCATGTGAGATTTAGTCCCAACTGGACTTCACCGTCTGCCCATCAGCAAGCACATCCCTTCTGGCCCAGCCATAGCTGATAGGAACAGTGAAAATCATAAAGCCAGCACATCTGCTTGACAAAGAGCCAGCAAAGCTGAGCCTAGTGTTGCAATGGCTGTGGTGCAGTCTCCCACTCTTTCGGCCTTGATCGCCACATGTTGAATGCTTGGGGGGGGCtttattatttgtacaacttGGAGATATTGGATTGATGGAAATTTTCTCGTGAACCATTTATGTGTTCTCCCAGgtgtactgcttctaagctttcCCAGGAATGCCCTGCCTGTGCCACCACTTCTGCTTTTAGAGACATAGCCTGATCTGGGCCTACTTGAGGGTCCGTCTTCCTTACCCCTGGAGGTTGTGACTCAAATAATTATGCCAGAGACCTCCTTATGGGGCTATGGCTCAAAGATACTCTTGGCACATCTGCCCCCACACTTACTCAGgaacaaaataaccaaaacaaagTAAACCGGAAAAAGGTAAACAATTCCCGGTAGGCTAGAGAAGCTGGCCCCAGATCAAATTAAAAGTCTCTTCCTACCACGGTTGGGCAAAGAATGGTGTggataaatgattaaaaaaaaaaaaaaaagtaaaatattaagaCATCCTCAGTTGAGGTGTCGTGTGaccaaggaagaaaagaacaccaagattagacatataaataaattctacaaatacagaaaatacaaacCTTATATTAggacagaaattaaataataactaCAGCATCTTTAGCTTAAagaggtttttttgggggggattaaTGATAATTAGCACTCTGGCTATTAAAAGTTGACAATACACTGCTTGGGACATGGCTGGCTTGGATATTTTCTTTCTGGTGGCCTTGAAACTGCAAGAGCTACCAGCCTGAGAACAGGCTGTCATGCTTTGGCAAAATATGCCCTTGAAACTGAAATAGTGCTTAAGAGTTGACGAGGGAAATTGATTGTAAAAGATATTTCTGTTCTGTCATGGTTCATCAATAATGGCTAAACTTATGACCAAGCAGACATTAAAACACATGTCCAGGAACAAAAAAGTATGGGATTTACGTTTTGGAACAACATGCATCTATCCCTGCCTATGaaattctgtataaataaagaagcacccaGACTGCCAgccaatcaggatgtaaaactgCCCCTCTCCCCATCCGTGCCTGACTCATTCCTCCCTGGCGCTCTTGCATTCACCTTTCTTCAGGCCCTGACCTCACCCGGGGCTGAACCCCAGCATCCTTCCCCTGCATAGTTGTGGCTCTGGAGAGTATCAACTGCACTCTTATCTCCATTCCAGTCATCATTCCAAGAAATTTCATGGACagactttctctctccctctctctccccacccgcatctcctcttaaaaaaaaaataaataaatgtgtatgtgtgcttttgcctgcatgtatgtctgcttACCATGTGTGTGGAGTACTCACTGAAGAactagatcccctgaaactggagtcacagacagctgAGATGCTATACAGATGTCAGGAGTTAAAgctgggttctttggaagagcagccggtgctctcaactgctgagcactctctccacctcctttctctctcttccctttcttctttttgcaAATTATCTCCTAATAGTCTGTCTTACtgatttattatgatttttgtCCTCTGAATTTTAGTCCTGTGAAGCCAGAACCTTTGTTTTGTTCACTGGCAAAGGTACCTCAGACATCTAGAAGAGGGCTTGTCGCTCTGTAGGTCCCCAAGAAACATGACAGCTGGAGAGACCAATGATCTCTGAGAATAAACATCCAAGATGTTGTTTAGCAGAGGCCAGGGAAGGGACCCTGAGGTTGGGACCAGAGCACAGAGACCTTCTGGGAAGATCTTACTGGAtatctccccccccctttttttttctttttctcaagtcaaggtttctttgtgtagccctggctgtcctggactcaatttgtggaccaagctggcctcgaactcacagagatccacctgcctctgcctctccagtgctttGATTACAGTGGTGagccacctcacctggctttggttttttttgtttttcttaagacagggtttctccatgtagccttggctgtcctgaaacgcACACTGTAGACCagtggcctcatactcagagatccagctgcctctgcctcccaagtgctgggattaaaggagtgtgtcaccactgcccggcagattatttctaataattaaaggaaaatCCATCATTTGACCTAACAGTTCCTTTCTGGCTATACCTAATAAAACAGAAGTTGTccctgggatgtggctcagttggtagcgTGCTTGTTTACCATACCTGCCATCCAGGTGCTTGGATGCTGgtgtgggaggtggggggggtcagaagttcaaagccatcttcaATTACAAAGCGAGTTTAGGACAGGCCTGGCCTATGTGAGGACAtacctcaaaacaaagaaaacagagccAAGCATGgcgccacacacctgtaatctcagcactctgggaggcagaggcatgaggatcattgcaaatttgaggccagcctggtatacagagtgagttccagaacaaccaggctacacagagaaaccctgtcttgagaaaaacaaaaagaaaaaagaaaacctcccccaAATAAGACAAAAACTGCAGGCAGCATGAGGGATGGGGCAGTCTGCTTAGAGGACCATGTTCCCTGGACCAGGATGCTGGGAAGGACGATCAAGGCCTCAGGCTTCCGTCCATCACTGTCTCCTCTCTGGATACGGGGCTCTGAATCGGTCGCTCTGACTAGCCATCACCTGTCGGTACGCCACTGCCTCCCCTGGACTAGTAACTTTAATCCTGGGTGTATCACTTAGGTTTCCAAACTAGCAACGGAAGGCCCCCCTG
Proteins encoded in this region:
- the G6pc1 gene encoding glucose-6-phosphatase catalytic subunit 1; the encoded protein is MEEGMNVLHDFGIQSTRYLQVNYKDFQDWFVLVSVMADLRNAFYVLFPIWFHLQETVGINLLWVAVVGDWFNLVFKWILFGQRPYWWVLDTDFYSNTSVPRIKQFPVTCETGPGSPSGHAMGTAGVYYVMVTSTLAIFRGKRKPTYGFRCLNFALWLGYWAVQLNVCLSRIYLAAHFPHQVVAGVFSGIAVAETFSHIRGIYNASLKKYCLITFFLFGFALGFYLLLKWLGVDLLWTLEKAKRWCERPEWVHLDTTPFASLFKNLGTLLGLGLALNSSMYRKSRKGELRKSLLFRLACIAASLVLLHLFDSLKPPSQNELIFYVLSFCKSATVPFASVSLIPYCLSRVLGQTHKKSL